A single window of Podarcis raffonei isolate rPodRaf1 chromosome 9, rPodRaf1.pri, whole genome shotgun sequence DNA harbors:
- the LOC128421283 gene encoding toll-like receptor 6, which yields MVDERTVANHFLSAFLLAIIFWNDIQCSAGKGLIMDFSNRFLVKVPKNLPAQMTVLDLSYNSISELQISDFSSSSKLQVLILSHNLIGKLNFSVFQYNEDLEYLDLSYNNLQSLSCHPVTSLRHLDLSYNNYVDMPTCPEFSKMLKLEYLGLSARRIQKSDFSVLAHLQLETLFLGLEDLSEYIHGNLPVFNTRSLQIIFPPNNDYQVLPDLEINVTESLELSNIQETQVNDLRTFLLKLNKNSTLLNLTLNNIQCDWEDFIEILQTVWESTIEYFVIANASQLEAPNSIEFKYTKTSLKALTIKQTTLTTFRSDAKYLLELFSEMNLTALTISDAGLIHMLCPSNPSHFTYLCFSNNSFTDTVFQNCKDLMFLEKLILKSNQFKKLVRVSLMTSHMASLKYLDMSLNLLQYEDHDNKCDWGKNLVELDLSFNKLSESVFRCLPVNIQMIDLQNNQISSISKEIIELNALEEINLASNKLASLPGCGQFRNLRFLNIEMNSVVSPSSEFYQTCQGIKQLKAGHNPFTCTCELRQFINLQKQGSMELVGWPDAYVCEYPDYLRGTLLKDFHVSEVVCNVSLLITIVIIVTVVLVATVSFLCIRFDVPWYLKMMWKWTQAKHRIRKSNPEDMLPNIEFHAFISYSEHDSEWVKNVLIPNLEKEDGSIRICQHERNFVAGKSIVENIIDCIEKSYKSIFVLSPYFVQSEWCHYELYFAHHKLFSENADSLILIVLEPIPAYVIPTRYHKLKALMAKRTYLEWPKEKSKHGLFWSNLRAAIYIKLCSNEEERAFSLS from the coding sequence ATGGTAGATGAAAGAACAGTCGCCAACCATTTCCTTAGTGCCTTCCTCCTTGCAATAATCTTCTGGAATGACATCCAATGTTCTGCGGGGAAAGGATTGATTATGGACTTTTCCAACAGATTTCTAGTTAAAGTACCTAAGAACCTTCCAGCACAAATGACAGTGTTGGATTTGTCATATAACAGTATCTCTGAACTTCAGATTTCAGATTTCAGTTCTTCTTCTAAGCTCCAGGTACTAATTCTTTCTCATAATCTCATTGGAAAGCTGAACTTCAGTGTCTTCCAGTACAATGAAGACTTAGAATATCTAGATCTATCCTATAACAACTTGCAAAGTCTTTCTTGTCATCCTGTTACAAGTCTCAGGCATCTAGATCTCTCTTACAATAACTATGTAGACATGCCCACATGCCCGGAATTTAGCAAAATGTTGAAGCTGGAATATCTTGGCCTCAGTGCTAGAAGAATTCAGAAATCAGATTTCAGTGTTCTTGCACATTTACAATTGGAAACTCTGTTCTTGGGCCTAGAAGACCTCTCTGAATATATCCATGGAAATCTTCCAGTGTTCAATACAAGGAGCCTTCAGATTATATTCCCACCAAACAATGATTATCAAGTATTGCCAGATCTAGAAATCAATGTAACAGAAAGTTTAGAGCTGTCAAATATCCAAGAAACACAAGTCAATGACTTAAGAACTTTCCTGCTGAAACTTAACAAAAACTCAACATTACTAAACCTAACACTGAACAATATACAATGTGACTGGGAAGACTTCATTGAAATTCTTCAGACGGTATGGGAATCAACCATTGAATATTTTGTTATAGCCAATGCATCACAGTTGGAAGCTCCAAATTCAATAGAGTTTAAGTATACAAAAACTTCACTCAAAGCTTTGACAATTAAGCAGACTACATTGACTACGTTTCGTTCTGATGCAAAATATCTGTTGGAATTGTTTTCGGAGATGAACCTTACAGCCTTGACCATTTCTGATGCAGGTTTGATACACATGCTTTGCCCTTCAAACCCCAGTCATTTTACTTACTTATGTTTTTCAAATAACAGTTTTACAGATACTGTTTTTCAAAATTGCAAGGACTTAATGTTCCTTGaaaagctcattttaaaaagtaatcagTTCAAAAAACTTGTCAGAGTAAGTTTAATGACCAGTCACATGGCATCTTTGAAATATTTGGATATGAGCCTGAATTTATTGCAATATGAAGACCATGATAATAAGTGTGACTGGGGTAAAAATCTGGTTGAATTAGATTTGTCATTTAATAAGTTGTCTGAATCAGTCTTTCGATGTCTGCCAGTCAATATTCAAATGATTGATCTTCAAAACAACCAGATTTCAAGCATTTCCAAAGAGATTATAGAGCTGAATGCTTTAGAAGAAATAAATTTGGCATCCAATAAACTAGCTAGTCTGCCTGGATGTGGTCAGTTTAGAAATCTGAGGTTCCTGAATATAGAAATGAACTCTGTTGTCTCACCATCTTCTGAATTCTACCAGACATGTCAAGGCATCAAACAGCTAAAAGCAGGACACAATCCATTCACATGTACCTGTGAATTAAGACAGTTCATCAATCTTCAAAAGCAAGGATCTATGGAGTTGGTTGGTTGGCCTGACGCTTATGTGTGCGAGTACCCAGACTACTTAAGGGGGACCCTTTTAAAGGACTTTCACGTCTCTGAAGTTGTTTGCAACGTGAGTCTTCTGATTACGATAGTTATAATTGTTACCGTGGTCTTAGTAGCCACTGTTTCCTTCCTCTGCATCCGCTTTGACGTTCCATGGTATTTGAAGATGATGTGGAAGTGGACTCAAGCAAAACACAGGATTCGGAAGAGTAATCCTGAAGACATGCTCCCCAACATAGAGTTCCATGCTTTTATCTCCTATAGTGAGCATGATTCTGAGTGGGTGAAAAACGTATTGATTCCAAACCTGGAGAAGGAGGATGGCTCCATACGGATCTGCCAGCATGAGAGGAACTTTGTTGCAGGCAAGAGCATTGTGGAGAATATCATAGACTGCATTGAGAAAAGTTACAAGTCGATCTTTGTGTTGTCTCCTTACTTTGTGCAGAGCGAATGGTGTCATTATGAGCTCTACTTTGCCCATCACAAGTTATTCAGTGAAAATGCTGACAGTTTAATCCTGATTGTGCTGGAACCAATCCCTGCATACGTCATTCCTACCAGGTACCACAAACTGAAAGCTCTCATGGCCAAGAGAACGTACTTGGAGTGGCCAAAGGAGAAAAGCAAGCATGGACTTTTCTGGTCTAATCTTCGGGCAGCCATTTACATTAAACTGTGCAGCAATGAAGAAGAGAGAGCATTTTCACTGAGttaa
- the LOC128421284 gene encoding toll-like receptor 6, producing MAEMNGPDRNGFLCICIFTITFWNNTYTSAENGFKANYSKSGLDAVPKNLPAQMTDLDLSYNSISELQISDFSSLSKLRVLNLSHNLIRELDFSIFQYNKDLELLDLSHNKLQTLSCIPVTSLRHLDLSYNNFMDMPTCQAFGKMVKLEYLGLSARRIQKSDFRVLANLQLDTLFLGLEHLTESVPGSLPAFNTKKLRIALPENSEFVSLELNVTESLELSNIQGKQVSGLITFLSQPSKNGKLLNLTLNNIELSWLSLTAILQKVWESSIEYFNINYVNILIFEDTSQSLNYVDTSLKTLTIKHAVAVSEMFNQEDVYRTFSEMNIASLTISHSGILIMFCPLKPSDFTYLSFSHNSLTDKIFENCKNLALLETLILQNNQLKQLAKMSLMTSHMNSLKHLDLSQNLLQYEDNMNDCHWGKNMIKLNLASNQLSESVFRCLPANIQILHLQNNPISSIPKEITELTALEEINLASNKLASLPGCGQFRNLRFLNIEMNSVVSPSSEFYQTCQGIKQLKAGHNPFTCTCELRQFISLQKQGSMELVGWPDAYVCEYPDYLRGTLLKDFHVSEVVCNVSLLITIVIIVTVVLVATVSFLCIRFDVPWYLKMMWKWTQAKHRIRKSNPEDMLPNIEFHAFISYSEHDSEWVKNVLIPNLEKEDGSIRICQHERNFVAGKSIVENIIDCIEKSYKSIFVLSPYFVQSEWCHYELYFAHHKLFSENADSLILIVLEPIPAYIIPTRYHKLKALMAKRTYLEWPKEKSKHGLFWSNLRAAIYVKLSSNEEERAFSLI from the coding sequence ATGGCAGAAATGAACGGTCCAGACCGGAATGGTTTCCTTTGTATTTGCATCTTTACAATAACTTTCTGGAACAATACCTATACCTCTGCAGAAAATGGATTTAAAGCAAACTACTCAAAGAGTGGCTTAGATGCTGTTCCTAAGAATCTTCCAGCACAAATGACAGACTTGGATTTGTCATACAACAGTATCTCTGAACTTCAGATTTCTGATTTTAGTTCTCTTTCCAAACTCAGGGTACTAAATCTTTCTCATAACCTGATTAGAGAGCTTGACTTCAGCATTTTCCAATACAATAAAGACTTAGAACTTCTGGATCTATCCCACAACAAACTGCAGACTCTTTCTTGCATTCCTGTTACAAGTCTCAGGCATCTAGATCTCTCTTACAATAACTTCATGGACATGCCCACCTGCCAGGCATTTGGCAAAATGGTGAAGCTGGAATATCTTGGCCTCAGCGCTAGAAGAATACAGAAATCAGATTTCAGAGTTCTTGCTAATTTACAACTGGATACTCTCTTCTTGGGCTTAGAACACCTCACTGAATCTGTCCCTGGAAGTCTTCCAGCATTTAACACAAAGAAGCTTCGGATTGCACTCCCTGAAAATTCAGAATTTGTGTCTCTAGAACTCAATGTTACTGAAAGCTTAGAACTTTCAAATATCCAAGGTAAGCAAGTCAGTGGCTTGATAACATTTTTGTCACAACCCAGCAAAAATGGGAAATTGCTAAACTTAACATTGAATAATATAGAACTATCCTGGCTAAGCCTCACGGCTATTCTTCAGAAGGTGTGGGAATCCTCCATTGAGTATTTCAACATCAACTATGTGAACATTTTAATATTTGAAGACACAAGTCAGTCTCTCAATTATGTTGATACCTCACTAAAAACACTGACAATTAAACATGCTGTTGCAGTTTCAGAGATGTTTAACCAGGAGGATGTGTACAGAACATTTTCAGAAATGAATATTGCATCATTGACAATTTCTCATTCGGGGATACTAATCATGTTTTGTCCTTTAAAACCCAGTGATTTTACTTATTTAAGTTTTTCACATAATTCATTGACAGACAAAATTTTTGAAAATTGCAAGAACTTAGCCCTCCTAGAAACACTCATTTTACAAAACAATCAACTTAAACAACTTGCCAAAATGAGTTTAATGACAAGTCACATGAACTCACTGAAACACTTGGACTTGAGTCAGAATTTGTTGCAATACGAAGATAACATGAATGACTGCCACTGGGGTAAAAATATGATTAAATTGAATTTGGCATCCAATCAATTGTCGGAGTCAGTATTTAGATGTTTACCAGCAAATATTCAAATTCTTCATCTTCAAAACAATCCCATTTCAAGCATTCCCAAAGAGATTACTGAGCTGACGGCTTTAGAAGAAATAAATTTGGCATCCAATAAACTAGCTAGTCTGCCTGGATGTGGTCAGTTTAGAAATCTGAGGTTCCTGAATATAGAAATGAACTCTGTTGTCTCACCATCTTCTGAATTCTACCAGACATGTCAAGGCATCAAACAGCTAAAAGCAGGACACAATCCATTCACATGTACCTGTGAATTAAGACAGTTCATCAGTCTTCAAAAGCAAGGATCTATGGAGTTGGTCGGTTGGCCTGACGCTTATGTGTGCGAGTACCCAGACTACTTAAGGGGGACCCTTTTAAAGGACTTTCACGTTTCTGAAGTTGTTTGCAACGTGAGTCTTCTGATCACGATAGTTATAATTGTTACCGTGGTCTTAGTAGCCACTGTTTCCTTCCTCTGCATCCGTTTTGACGTTCCATGGTATTTGAAGATGATGTGGAAGTGGACTCAAGCAAAACACAGGATTCGGAAGAGTAATCCTGAAGACATGCTCCCCAACATAGAGTTCCATGCTTTTATCTCCTACAGTGAACATGATTCTGAGTGGGTGAAAAACGTATTGATCCCAAACTTGGAGAAGGAGGATGGTTCCATACGGATCTGCCAGCACGAGAGGAACTTTGTTGCAGGCAAGAGCATTGTGGAGAATATCATAGACTGCATTGAGAAAAGTTACAAGTCGATCTTTGTGTTGTCTCCTTACTTTGTGCAGAGCGAATGGTGTCATTATGAGCTCTACTTTGCCCATCACAAGTTATTCAGTGAAAATGCTGACAGTTTAATCCTGATTGTGCTGGAACCAATCCCTGCATACATCATTCCTACCAGGTACCACAAACTGAAAGCTCTCATGGCCAAGAGAACGTACTTGGAGTGGCCAAAGGAGAAAAGCAAGCATGGACTTTTCTGGTCTAATCTTCGGGCAGCCATTTATGTTAAACTGTCTAGCAACGAAGAAGAGAGAGCATTTTCACTGatttaa